The following proteins are co-located in the Ensifer sp. WSM1721 genome:
- the rsmA gene encoding 16S rRNA (adenine(1518)-N(6)/adenine(1519)-N(6))-dimethyltransferase RsmA, translating to MAALDGLPPLRDVIRRHGLDAKKALGQNFLLDLNLTQKIARTAGPLEDVTVIEVGPGPGGLTRAILALGARKVVAVERDARCLPALAEIGAHYPGRLQVIEGDALKVDFEALAEGPVRIIANLPYNVGTQLLVNWLLPERWPPFWQSMTLMFQREVGLRIVAGADDDHYGRLGVLCGWRTKARLAFDVPPQAFTPPPKVTSTVVHLEPIENPIPCSAASLEKVTQAAFGQRRKMLRQSLKPLGGEALLARADIDPQRRAETLTVEEFCRLANCL from the coding sequence ATGGCGGCACTCGACGGTCTGCCGCCGCTGCGCGACGTCATCCGGCGCCATGGTCTCGACGCGAAGAAGGCGCTCGGACAGAACTTCCTGCTCGATCTCAACCTGACCCAGAAGATTGCGCGCACCGCCGGTCCGCTCGAGGACGTGACCGTTATCGAAGTCGGCCCCGGTCCAGGCGGCCTCACGCGCGCGATCCTCGCACTCGGCGCCAGAAAAGTGGTGGCGGTGGAACGCGACGCGCGCTGCCTGCCGGCGCTCGCAGAGATCGGCGCACATTATCCGGGAAGGCTCCAGGTCATCGAAGGCGACGCCCTGAAGGTGGATTTCGAGGCGCTTGCCGAGGGTCCGGTGCGCATCATCGCCAATCTGCCCTACAATGTCGGCACGCAGCTTCTCGTCAACTGGCTGCTGCCCGAGCGCTGGCCGCCTTTCTGGCAATCGATGACGCTGATGTTCCAGCGCGAGGTCGGCCTCAGGATCGTCGCCGGTGCCGATGACGACCACTACGGACGGCTCGGCGTTCTCTGCGGCTGGCGGACGAAGGCCCGTCTCGCATTCGACGTGCCGCCACAGGCCTTCACGCCGCCGCCGAAAGTAACCTCGACGGTCGTCCATCTCGAGCCGATCGAGAATCCAATCCCTTGTTCCGCCGCGTCCCTAGAGAAAGTGACCCAGGCTGCCTTCGGCCAGCGCCGCAAGATGCTCCGCCAGAGCCTGAAGCCGCTCGGCGGCGAGGCGCTGCTCGCAAGGGCGGACATCGACCCGCAGCGGCGCGCCGAAACGCTCACCGTCGAAGAATTTTGCCGATTGGCCAATTGCCTTTGA
- the rpsF gene encoding 30S ribosomal protein S6 yields MALYEHVFLARQDITPQQVDALVEQYKGVIEANGGKVGRVENWGLKSLTYRIKKNRKAHYVLMDIDAPAPAVHEVERQMRINEDILRYMTIAVDKHEEGPSAMMQKRDRDDRPRGEGRGPREGGFDRGPRPDRGDREDRPRRPREDRA; encoded by the coding sequence ATGGCTCTTTATGAACACGTGTTCCTCGCTCGGCAGGACATCACGCCGCAGCAAGTCGACGCTCTCGTCGAGCAGTACAAGGGCGTCATCGAAGCGAACGGCGGCAAGGTCGGTCGCGTCGAGAACTGGGGCCTGAAGTCCCTCACCTACCGCATCAAGAAGAACCGCAAGGCTCATTACGTGCTGATGGACATCGATGCTCCGGCACCGGCCGTCCACGAAGTCGAGCGCCAGATGCGCATCAACGAAGACATCCTGCGCTACATGACGATCGCCGTCGACAAGCACGAGGAAGGTCCGTCTGCCATGATGCAGAAGCGCGATCGCGACGATCGTCCGCGCGGCGAAGGCCGTGGCCCGCGTGAAGGCGGTTTCGACCGTGGTCCGCGTCCGGACCGTGGTGACCGTGAAGACCGTCCGCGCCGCCCGCGTGAAGACCGCGCGTAA
- the rpsR gene encoding 30S ribosomal protein S18: MAEVSSAPVRRPFHRRRKTCPFSGANAPRIDYKDVRLLQRYISERGKIVPSRITAVSQKKQRELAQAIKRARFLGLLPYVVS, from the coding sequence ATGGCTGAAGTTTCTTCCGCTCCGGTACGCCGTCCGTTCCACCGCCGCCGCAAGACCTGCCCCTTCTCGGGCGCAAACGCTCCGCGGATCGACTACAAGGACGTTCGCCTGCTGCAGCGCTACATTTCCGAGCGCGGCAAGATCGTGCCGTCCCGCATCACGGCCGTCTCCCAGAAGAAGCAGCGCGAGCTCGCCCAGGCGATCAAGCGCGCACGCTTCCTCGGCCTGCTGCCCTACGTCGTATCGTAA
- the fabG gene encoding 3-oxoacyl-[acyl-carrier-protein] reductase — protein sequence MFDLSGRKALVTGASGGIGEEIARMLHAQGAIVGLHGTRVEKLEALASTLGDRVQIFPANLSDRAEVKALGEKAEAELGGVDILVNNAGITKDGLFVRMSDEDWDNVLEVNLTAVFRLTRELTHPMMRRRFGRIVNITSVVGVTGNPGQTNYCASKAGMIGFSKSLAQEIATRNVTVNCVAPGFIESAMTGKLNEKQKEGIMAAIPMRRMGTGAEVASAVAYLASNEAGYVTGQTIHVNGGMAMI from the coding sequence ATGTTTGATCTTTCCGGCCGCAAGGCGCTCGTTACCGGCGCCTCCGGCGGCATCGGCGAGGAAATCGCCCGCATGCTGCATGCTCAGGGGGCCATTGTCGGCCTGCATGGCACCCGCGTCGAGAAGCTCGAAGCCCTTGCCAGCACGCTCGGCGATCGCGTCCAGATCTTTCCGGCAAACCTCTCCGACCGGGCCGAGGTCAAGGCGCTCGGTGAGAAGGCGGAGGCCGAACTCGGTGGGGTTGATATCCTCGTCAACAATGCTGGCATCACCAAGGATGGGCTCTTCGTCCGCATGAGCGACGAGGACTGGGACAACGTCCTGGAGGTCAATCTGACAGCCGTGTTCCGTCTGACGCGCGAACTGACGCACCCGATGATGCGCCGCCGCTTCGGCCGGATCGTCAACATCACCTCCGTCGTCGGCGTCACCGGCAATCCCGGCCAGACCAACTACTGTGCCTCCAAAGCCGGCATGATCGGTTTCTCGAAGTCGCTCGCCCAGGAGATCGCGACCCGCAACGTCACGGTCAACTGCGTCGCGCCGGGCTTCATCGAAAGCGCCATGACCGGCAAGCTGAATGAGAAGCAGAAGGAAGGGATCATGGCCGCGATCCCGATGCGGCGGATGGGAACCGGCGCGGAGGTCGCTTCCGCGGTCGCCTACCTCGCGTCGAACGAGGCGGGTTACGTCACCGGCCAGACCATTCATGTCAACGGCGGGATGGCGATGATCTGA
- a CDS encoding aldo/keto reductase: MRYNTLGRTGIKVSEICLGTMTWGSQNTPAEAHEQLDYAFDHGVNFIDTAELYPTTPLSEETYGSTERIIGDWLAARGRRDDVVVATKVAGSGRPYIRNGEPITPQGIDQALEASLRRLKTDYIDLYQLHWPNRGHYHFRNAWSYDPSRQETEQVTADLKAILDKLGDLVKAGKIRAIGLSNETAWGTMKMLDLARRYGLPRVATIQNEYNLLYRPYDLDLAEVSHHEDVGLLAYSPLAAGLLTGKYLDGAKPAGSRLSINGDLGGRFTPHQEPAVAAYVALAREHGLDPAQMALAFCLARPFMTSVIIGATSMAQLKTNIGATGVTLSQDVMNGIRRLHRLYPAPI, from the coding sequence ATGCGCTACAACACGCTCGGCCGCACCGGCATCAAAGTCTCGGAAATCTGCCTCGGCACGATGACCTGGGGCTCCCAGAACACCCCCGCGGAGGCCCATGAGCAGCTCGACTACGCTTTCGACCATGGCGTCAACTTCATCGACACGGCCGAACTCTATCCGACCACGCCGCTGTCGGAGGAAACTTACGGCAGTACCGAGCGGATCATCGGCGATTGGCTGGCAGCACGCGGCCGGCGTGACGACGTGGTGGTCGCAACCAAGGTCGCCGGCTCCGGCCGCCCCTATATCCGCAACGGCGAGCCGATCACGCCGCAAGGAATCGATCAAGCGCTCGAGGCCAGTCTCAGGCGGCTCAAGACCGATTACATCGACCTCTACCAGCTTCACTGGCCGAACCGCGGCCACTATCATTTCCGCAACGCCTGGTCCTACGACCCGTCTCGGCAGGAGACGGAGCAGGTCACCGCTGACCTCAAGGCTATCCTCGACAAGCTTGGCGATCTCGTAAAGGCGGGCAAGATCCGTGCCATCGGGCTGTCCAACGAAACCGCCTGGGGCACGATGAAGATGCTCGACCTGGCGAGAAGATATGGCCTGCCTCGGGTGGCGACGATCCAGAACGAGTACAACCTGCTCTACCGGCCCTACGATCTCGACCTCGCGGAAGTGTCGCACCACGAGGATGTCGGCCTGCTTGCCTATTCGCCGCTGGCAGCCGGGCTCCTCACCGGCAAATATCTCGACGGCGCAAAGCCCGCCGGCTCGCGCCTGTCGATCAATGGCGATCTTGGCGGCCGCTTCACGCCGCACCAGGAACCTGCCGTTGCCGCCTATGTGGCGCTCGCCCGCGAGCACGGCCTCGACCCCGCCCAGATGGCGCTCGCCTTCTGCCTCGCGCGCCCCTTCATGACCTCTGTCATCATCGGCGCGACGTCGATGGCGCAGTTGAAGACCAACATCGGCGCTACAGGCGTTACGCTTTCGCAGGACGTGATGAACGGCATAAGGCGCCTGCACCGGCTGTATCCGGCGCCGATCTGA
- a CDS encoding membrane protein yields MKNWNRTSLLTGALAGITAALLSMGANMQSSLAIVLYAASALPILIAGLGWGNAAALAAIVVAGATASALVSSYFALLIVVVTLIPAGWLSHLSNLARPASELGGPEGALAWYPLSDILVHLAGLVTVGMIIVGYIVGYDTSVSDLMVDMVIEAVKAQEPLYNPDAAAIAQLKSMFTLALPLVQGAIWVVMLFAAYYIATRIVQMSGKSLRPREDIPSALRMHRNAIFAFLAGLLLTFIGGAPAAIGALVCGTFGAGFLLSGFASFHFRTRGKSWRLPVLWIAYLSVLVFTIPAVFFLLTGLTDTRRTIALTPTGEN; encoded by the coding sequence GTGAAGAACTGGAACAGGACATCGCTGCTGACCGGCGCGCTCGCCGGCATTACCGCCGCCCTTTTGTCGATGGGCGCGAATATGCAGTCGTCCCTTGCGATCGTCCTTTATGCCGCTTCCGCGTTGCCGATCCTGATCGCCGGGCTCGGCTGGGGCAATGCCGCCGCCCTCGCCGCGATCGTTGTCGCGGGCGCTACGGCATCCGCATTGGTTTCATCCTATTTCGCGCTGCTGATCGTGGTCGTGACGCTCATTCCGGCCGGTTGGCTTAGCCACCTCTCCAATCTTGCGCGCCCGGCTTCCGAACTCGGCGGTCCCGAGGGCGCTCTCGCCTGGTATCCGCTTTCCGACATTCTCGTGCATCTCGCCGGGCTCGTAACCGTCGGAATGATCATCGTCGGCTACATCGTCGGATACGATACGAGCGTCTCCGACCTCATGGTCGACATGGTGATAGAGGCTGTGAAGGCGCAGGAGCCGCTCTACAATCCCGATGCTGCAGCAATAGCCCAGCTCAAGTCGATGTTCACGCTGGCCCTGCCGCTCGTTCAGGGCGCGATCTGGGTCGTGATGCTGTTTGCCGCCTATTACATCGCGACGCGCATCGTGCAGATGTCCGGCAAGTCCCTGCGTCCGCGCGAGGACATCCCCTCCGCGCTGAGAATGCACCGCAATGCCATCTTCGCCTTCCTCGCAGGCCTCCTCCTCACCTTCATCGGTGGTGCGCCTGCGGCGATCGGCGCACTCGTCTGCGGCACGTTCGGAGCGGGTTTCCTGCTTTCGGGCTTTGCCTCCTTCCACTTCCGCACACGCGGCAAGTCCTGGCGGCTTCCCGTGCTGTGGATCGCCTACCTGTCGGTGCTCGTCTTCACGATCCCGGCTGTCTTCTTCCTCCTCACCGGCTTGACCGATACGCGCCGCACCATCGCGCTCACGCCGACCGGAGAAAACTGA
- the fabF gene encoding beta-ketoacyl-ACP synthase II, with product MRRVVITGTGMVSPLGCGTEVSWSRLLASQNAARKVTEFEVEDLPAKIACRIPFGDGSDGTFNADDWMEPKEQRKVDPFIVYAMAAADMALADAGWKPESDEDQIATGVLVGSGIGGLEGIVDAGYTLRDKGPRRISPFFIPGRLINLASGQVSIRHRLRGPNHSVVTACSTGAHAIGDASRLIALGDADVMVAGGTESPICRISLAGFAACKALSTQHNDDPEKASRPYDTDRDGFVMGEGAGIVILEELEHAKARGAKIYAEVIGYGLSGDAFHITAPSEDGEGAYRCMQMALKRAGITAADIDYINAHGTSTMADTIELGAVERLVGDNAPKISMSSTKSAIGHLLGAAGAVEAIFSALAIRDNIAPPTLNLENPSVETRIDLVPHVARKREINVALSNSFGFGGTNASLILRRYTGN from the coding sequence ATGAGACGTGTCGTTATCACCGGTACCGGCATGGTATCTCCTCTGGGTTGCGGAACCGAAGTCAGCTGGTCGCGTCTTCTGGCCAGCCAGAACGCCGCCCGCAAGGTCACCGAGTTCGAGGTCGAGGACCTCCCCGCCAAGATCGCCTGTCGCATTCCCTTCGGTGATGGATCGGACGGCACCTTCAATGCCGACGATTGGATGGAGCCCAAGGAGCAGCGCAAGGTCGATCCCTTCATCGTCTATGCGATGGCCGCCGCGGACATGGCGCTCGCCGATGCCGGCTGGAAGCCCGAGAGCGACGAGGACCAGATCGCGACCGGCGTGCTCGTAGGCTCCGGCATCGGCGGCCTCGAGGGCATAGTCGACGCCGGCTACACGCTGCGCGACAAGGGGCCTCGCCGCATTTCGCCTTTCTTCATTCCCGGCCGCCTGATCAACCTCGCTTCGGGGCAGGTGTCCATTCGCCACAGGTTGCGCGGTCCCAACCATTCGGTCGTAACGGCGTGCTCGACCGGCGCGCATGCGATCGGCGACGCGAGCCGCTTGATCGCGCTCGGAGATGCGGACGTGATGGTTGCCGGCGGTACAGAATCGCCGATCTGCCGCATTTCGCTCGCGGGCTTTGCCGCCTGCAAGGCGCTCTCGACCCAGCACAACGACGACCCCGAAAAGGCGTCGCGGCCCTATGATACCGATCGTGACGGCTTCGTCATGGGCGAAGGCGCGGGCATCGTCATTCTGGAAGAATTGGAGCACGCCAAGGCACGCGGCGCCAAGATCTATGCCGAGGTCATCGGCTATGGCCTCTCCGGCGACGCCTTCCACATCACTGCTCCGTCCGAGGACGGCGAGGGCGCCTACCGCTGCATGCAGATGGCGCTGAAGCGTGCGGGCATCACCGCCGCCGACATCGACTACATCAACGCGCACGGCACCTCCACCATGGCCGACACGATCGAGCTCGGCGCGGTCGAGCGGCTGGTCGGCGACAATGCACCGAAGATCTCCATGTCTTCGACGAAGTCCGCGATTGGGCATCTTCTCGGCGCGGCCGGCGCGGTCGAGGCCATCTTCTCGGCGTTGGCGATTCGCGACAACATCGCTCCGCCCACCCTCAATCTCGAAAATCCTTCGGTCGAGACGAGGATCGACCTCGTGCCGCATGTCGCCCGCAAGCGCGAAATCAACGTGGCGCTGTCGAACTCATTCGGCTTCGGCGGCACCAACGCGTCGCTCATTCTGCGCCGCTACACCGGCAATTGA
- the fabD gene encoding ACP S-malonyltransferase, which translates to MSIAFTFPGQGSQAVGMGKDLAEAFPEAAAVFAEVDGALGEKLSDIMWNGPEETLTLTANAQPALMAVSMAVIRVLEAKGLDLKSKVSFVAGHSLGEYSALCAAGTFSLADTARLLRIRGNAMQAAVPVGKGAMAAIIGLEHEDVEAICRGASSLGSCQIANDNGGGQLVISGEKQAVEKAAALASEKGAKRALMLPVSAPFHSALMAPAAEAMREALSKVEKRDPVVPVVANVLAAPVSDSGEITRLLVEQVTGQVRWRETVQWFAANDVTTLYEIGSGKVLTGLARRIDKTVNGIAVNSPADVDTALAALLA; encoded by the coding sequence ATGAGCATCGCATTCACGTTCCCCGGCCAGGGCAGCCAGGCCGTCGGCATGGGCAAGGATCTGGCCGAAGCCTTTCCGGAGGCCGCTGCCGTCTTCGCTGAAGTCGACGGGGCGCTCGGCGAAAAGCTCTCCGACATCATGTGGAACGGACCGGAAGAAACCCTGACGCTGACCGCGAACGCGCAGCCGGCCCTGATGGCAGTCTCCATGGCGGTGATCCGGGTGCTCGAGGCGAAGGGGCTCGATCTCAAGAGCAAGGTGTCGTTTGTCGCCGGCCATTCGCTCGGCGAGTATTCGGCGCTCTGTGCAGCCGGCACCTTTTCGCTTGCCGACACGGCGCGGCTCCTGCGCATCCGCGGCAATGCGATGCAAGCGGCAGTTCCCGTCGGCAAGGGCGCGATGGCCGCGATCATCGGCCTGGAGCACGAAGACGTCGAAGCGATTTGCCGCGGGGCCTCGTCTCTCGGATCGTGCCAGATTGCCAACGACAATGGCGGCGGCCAATTGGTGATTTCGGGCGAGAAGCAGGCTGTCGAGAAGGCGGCGGCGCTCGCCTCGGAAAAGGGGGCCAAGCGCGCCTTGATGCTGCCGGTATCGGCGCCCTTCCATTCCGCGCTGATGGCTCCCGCCGCAGAAGCGATGCGCGAGGCGCTCTCCAAGGTCGAGAAGCGCGATCCGGTCGTGCCGGTCGTCGCCAACGTCCTTGCCGCGCCGGTGAGCGATTCCGGCGAGATTACCCGCCTGCTCGTCGAACAGGTGACGGGGCAGGTGCGTTGGCGCGAGACGGTGCAATGGTTCGCCGCCAACGACGTGACCACGCTTTACGAGATCGGCTCCGGCAAGGTGCTGACGGGACTTGCCCGGCGGATCGACAAGACTGTCAACGGCATCGCCGTCAATTCGCCCGCCGACGTCGACACGGCGCTTGCCGCCCTTCTGGCCTAA
- a CDS encoding YicC/YloC family endoribonuclease yields MPLQSMTGFARREGSSGRYRWVWELRSVNGKGLDLRLRLPPGLERFEPDCRRLASQYFSRGNLQIGLSLNGAETTVQAVVNREALAAVLKLREQLGDFVDPAPLRFDTLLSLRGIVDFREPEESESERAVRDAEVLAGLELALTDLRTMREEEGRALGQVLLAQVDRIEQLTATVENDPSRSPSAIADRLAQQVALIMDNTSSVDRERLHAEVALLATKADFREELDRLGSHIAAARDLLTRGGPVGRKLDFLAQEFNRESNTICSKSNAAAVSAAGIELKVVIDQFREQVQNLE; encoded by the coding sequence ATGCCGCTCCAATCGATGACCGGCTTTGCCAGGAGAGAGGGGAGCAGCGGCCGCTATCGCTGGGTCTGGGAACTGCGCTCCGTCAACGGCAAGGGGCTCGATCTACGGCTTCGCCTGCCGCCCGGCCTCGAGCGCTTCGAGCCCGACTGTCGACGCCTTGCTTCGCAATACTTCTCCCGCGGCAACCTGCAGATCGGCCTGTCGCTCAACGGCGCGGAAACGACCGTCCAGGCGGTCGTCAACAGGGAGGCGTTGGCCGCGGTCCTTAAGCTTCGCGAGCAACTCGGCGATTTCGTCGATCCGGCGCCGCTCAGGTTCGACACGCTGCTTTCGCTTCGCGGCATCGTCGATTTTCGTGAACCTGAGGAAAGCGAGAGCGAGCGCGCGGTGCGCGACGCCGAGGTCCTCGCCGGCCTGGAACTCGCCCTGACCGATTTGAGGACGATGCGTGAGGAGGAGGGCAGAGCGCTCGGCCAAGTTCTGCTTGCGCAGGTGGATCGCATCGAGCAACTGACGGCGACCGTTGAAAACGATCCATCCCGCAGCCCGTCGGCCATCGCCGATAGGCTGGCGCAGCAGGTCGCCCTCATCATGGACAACACATCCTCCGTAGACCGCGAAAGGCTGCATGCGGAGGTGGCCCTGCTTGCGACGAAGGCCGACTTCAGAGAAGAACTCGACCGACTCGGCTCGCACATCGCGGCCGCGCGCGATCTTCTGACGAGAGGGGGGCCGGTTGGGCGCAAGCTCGATTTCCTTGCACAGGAATTTAACCGCGAATCGAATACGATCTGCTCGAAGTCGAATGCCGCCGCCGTTTCCGCCGCCGGTATCGAGCTGAAGGTCGTGATCGACCAGTTCCGCGAACAGGTTCAGAATCTGGAGTAG
- the mltG gene encoding endolytic transglycosylase MltG, which produces MSDSNDNSAAQFGRNEAGSNGPIIPKSANEALRPEKVPQPPKRSRKARSQIVIFLNFVMTVIVFVALAAAGAVYYAMHEYEKPGPLGANKNFIVRSGAGISEIAAGLERNEIITDSRVFRFVSEAYLDDETLKAGEYEIKARSSMQEIMQLLKSGKSILYSVSLPEGLTVKQMFGKLADDPVLVGELPTELPPEGFLRPDTYKFTRGTKRAEIVQQMISAQKALVEQIWEKRDPDLPVSTIEEFVTLASIVEKETGRADERPRVASVFINRLEKGMRLQSDPTIIYGIFGGEGKPADRAILKSDLDKMTPYNTYLIKGLPPTPIANPGRAALEAVANPSRTPELYFVADGTGGHVFAESLEEHNANVRRWRKLEAEKAAEAAKAAQDAVTQTGAQ; this is translated from the coding sequence GTGAGCGACTCAAACGATAACAGCGCGGCACAATTCGGCCGCAATGAAGCCGGGAGCAATGGGCCGATCATTCCGAAATCGGCAAACGAGGCGCTGCGGCCGGAAAAGGTTCCGCAGCCTCCCAAGCGATCGCGCAAGGCGCGCAGCCAGATCGTCATCTTCTTGAACTTCGTCATGACGGTGATCGTATTCGTGGCTCTCGCAGCCGCCGGCGCGGTCTATTACGCGATGCACGAATACGAGAAGCCCGGTCCGTTGGGGGCGAACAAGAATTTCATCGTTCGCAGCGGCGCCGGCATCAGCGAAATTGCCGCAGGCCTCGAGCGCAACGAGATCATTACCGACAGCCGCGTCTTTCGCTTCGTCTCCGAGGCTTATCTCGACGATGAGACGCTGAAGGCCGGCGAGTACGAGATCAAGGCCCGCTCCTCGATGCAGGAGATCATGCAGCTCCTGAAATCCGGCAAGTCCATCCTCTATTCCGTCTCGCTGCCGGAAGGGCTGACCGTGAAGCAGATGTTCGGCAAGCTCGCCGATGACCCTGTGCTCGTCGGCGAGCTGCCGACTGAGCTGCCCCCGGAGGGCTTCCTCAGGCCGGACACCTACAAGTTCACGCGCGGCACGAAACGCGCCGAGATCGTCCAGCAGATGATCTCTGCGCAGAAGGCGCTGGTCGAGCAAATATGGGAGAAGCGTGATCCGGATCTGCCGGTTTCGACGATCGAGGAGTTCGTGACGCTCGCCTCGATCGTCGAGAAGGAAACGGGGCGCGCCGACGAGCGGCCGCGCGTCGCTTCCGTCTTCATCAATCGGCTGGAGAAAGGCATGCGTCTACAGTCGGACCCGACGATCATCTATGGTATCTTCGGCGGCGAGGGCAAGCCGGCCGACCGGGCAATCCTGAAGTCGGACCTGGACAAGATGACGCCCTACAACACCTATCTGATCAAGGGGCTGCCGCCGACGCCGATTGCAAATCCGGGCCGGGCGGCGCTCGAAGCCGTCGCCAATCCGTCGCGCACGCCTGAGCTTTATTTCGTCGCCGACGGTACAGGCGGGCACGTCTTCGCCGAGTCGCTGGAGGAGCACAATGCCAATGTCCGGCGCTGGCGAAAACTGGAGGCCGAAAAGGCGGCGGAGGCGGCCAAGGCGGCCCAGGATGCCGTCACGCAGACCGGGGCCCAGTAA
- a CDS encoding acyl carrier protein, with the protein MSDIAERVKKIVIDHLGVDAEKVSEGASFIDDLGADSLDTVELVMAFEEEFGVEIPDDAADSILTVGDAVKFIEKAQA; encoded by the coding sequence ATGAGCGATATCGCAGAACGCGTGAAGAAAATTGTTATTGATCATCTTGGCGTCGATGCCGAAAAGGTCAGCGAAGGCGCAAGCTTCATCGATGACCTCGGCGCGGACTCGCTCGACACTGTCGAACTGGTCATGGCATTCGAAGAAGAATTCGGTGTCGAAATCCCGGACGACGCAGCGGACTCGATCCTGACCGTCGGCGACGCCGTCAAGTTCATCGAAAAAGCTCAGGCCTGA
- the rplI gene encoding 50S ribosomal protein L9 → MEVILLERIAKLGQMGETVKVRDGFARNYLLPLGKALRANAANKARFEAERATLEARNLERKSEAQKIAEKLDGKSFVIVRSAGETGQLYGSVAARDIIDVLAAEGFNVNRNQVNLNQPIKTIGVHKVTLHLHAEVDVVVEVNVARSAEEAERQAKGESLTSADAIYGVDEDALKPEDFFNPEAEFETEEE, encoded by the coding sequence ATGGAAGTCATTCTCCTCGAACGCATCGCCAAGCTCGGCCAGATGGGTGAAACCGTAAAGGTCCGCGACGGCTTCGCGCGCAACTACCTGCTGCCGCTCGGCAAGGCGCTGCGCGCCAACGCCGCCAACAAGGCCCGCTTCGAAGCCGAACGCGCGACGCTTGAAGCTCGCAACCTCGAGCGCAAGTCGGAAGCCCAGAAGATCGCCGAGAAGCTCGACGGCAAGTCCTTCGTCATCGTCCGCTCCGCCGGTGAAACCGGCCAGCTCTACGGTTCGGTTGCCGCTCGCGACATCATCGACGTACTGGCTGCCGAAGGCTTCAACGTCAACCGCAACCAGGTCAACCTTAACCAGCCGATCAAGACGATCGGCGTTCACAAGGTGACGCTGCACCTGCATGCCGAAGTCGACGTGGTGGTCGAAGTCAACGTCGCCCGTTCGGCCGAAGAGGCAGAGCGCCAGGCCAAGGGCGAAAGCCTGACCTCCGCCGATGCCATTTACGGTGTCGACGAAGACGCCCTGAAGCCGGAAGACTTCTTCAACCCGGAAGCCGAATTCGAAACTGAGGAAGAATAA
- a CDS encoding four-helix bundle copper-binding protein — MHEFDPRMQECLENCLVCYRVCLSTAMSHCLEAGEEHTEPPHFRLIMACAEICRTAAHFMLIGTPHHRHLCRECAEICSECAADCERIGDMAECVEACRRCAESCRQMAAWK; from the coding sequence ATGCACGAGTTCGATCCGAGAATGCAGGAGTGCCTAGAGAATTGCCTGGTCTGTTACCGTGTCTGCCTTTCGACGGCAATGAGCCATTGCCTGGAGGCCGGCGAGGAACACACTGAGCCGCCGCACTTCCGGCTGATTATGGCTTGCGCCGAGATATGCCGGACCGCAGCGCATTTCATGCTGATCGGGACACCGCATCACCGGCATCTCTGTCGCGAATGTGCAGAGATTTGCAGCGAATGCGCGGCTGACTGCGAACGCATCGGCGACATGGCCGAATGCGTCGAGGCCTGCCGGCGTTGCGCCGAAAGCTGCCGCCAGATGGCCGCTTGGAAATAG
- the gmk gene encoding guanylate kinase, whose translation MKPATVSPIKIARRGLMLVISSPSGAGKSTIARNLLEADPELSISVSVTTRQRRPSEIEGRHYYFKTIREFEALRATDSLLEWAEVHGNFYGTPRDAVEKAMAEGRDMLFDIDWQGAQQLQEKMAGDVVSIFILPPSMAELQSRLHRRAEDSEEVIATRLANSRAEIEHWREYDYIVVNDDLDRAFSAVRAIVEAERLRRDRRPGLFEFVNGLLTENPF comes from the coding sequence ATGAAGCCGGCGACCGTTTCGCCCATCAAGATCGCCCGCCGCGGGCTGATGCTCGTGATTTCGTCACCATCGGGCGCGGGGAAGTCGACGATTGCGCGCAACCTGCTCGAAGCGGACCCGGAATTGAGCATTTCGGTGAGCGTGACGACGCGTCAGCGGCGACCGAGCGAGATCGAGGGACGACACTATTATTTCAAGACGATCCGTGAATTCGAAGCCTTGCGAGCGACGGATTCCCTGCTCGAATGGGCGGAGGTGCACGGCAATTTCTATGGCACACCACGCGATGCCGTCGAGAAAGCAATGGCTGAAGGTCGCGATATGCTCTTCGATATCGACTGGCAGGGCGCCCAGCAATTGCAGGAAAAGATGGCCGGCGACGTCGTCTCGATCTTCATCCTGCCGCCCTCCATGGCCGAGCTGCAGTCTCGGCTGCACCGGCGCGCCGAAGATAGCGAAGAGGTGATCGCGACGCGGCTCGCCAATTCGCGTGCGGAAATCGAGCATTGGCGGGAATACGACTACATCGTCGTCAACGATGATCTCGACCGCGCCTTCTCGGCCGTGCGCGCGATCGTCGAAGCCGAGCGCCTGCGCCGCGACCGCCGTCCCGGCCTGTTCGAGTTCGTCAACGGATTGTTGACGGAAAATCCATTCTGA